A stretch of the Sulfolobus acidocaldarius SUSAZ genome encodes the following:
- a CDS encoding NADH:ubiquinone oxidoreductase subunit N — translation MLSEYLPIIIPSIFLVIPSIAILYMEKRFSVAVYTAVIGLLISFLSFTLFFSLGYYNYGVFNNALYLTKFGYFISISSLIATILVVLGSSNDLKNWETGTSFLSLSLLTNVGVIYLAFAYNVLVIFASWAIASAATYVIAMLKKDYQSVEAGVKYLVMGLLSSSLMIIGLAFFVTAGNTLYLDPVISYQPLIVLSIIFFSIAFLFKIGAFPFQGWLPEVYSLADRFSVGFVSSVGKIVGIEPLLVILYYLIQDNSSSQVIYLTVVILFSIISVLSLIFGNISAFSRKDFAQILAYSSITQVGFMVIGIAMLPVNMNIAISGLMVYLLSYSIAQAGLFVSLSHVEKITGSSYFESFRGMSSGDRVLAFSMTILLLSLLGIPPILGFWAKLFVLESSFSQPWLTIIGFINSAISAGYYIPPIREIFREGQFKKVDSPERDSVIVAAVLSIALGIISPLIFGVLV, via the coding sequence ATGTTGAGTGAGTATTTACCAATAATTATTCCTTCAATATTTCTCGTAATTCCCTCAATTGCAATACTATATATGGAGAAAAGGTTTAGTGTTGCTGTTTATACTGCAGTTATAGGTTTACTAATTTCATTTCTGTCTTTTACACTATTTTTCTCTCTAGGCTACTATAACTACGGAGTATTCAATAACGCGTTATATTTAACAAAATTTGGTTACTTTATTTCAATTTCGTCACTGATTGCTACTATTCTTGTAGTATTAGGAAGTAGTAATGATCTGAAAAACTGGGAGACAGGTACATCATTTCTGTCTTTATCTCTGTTGACTAACGTAGGGGTTATCTATTTAGCCTTTGCGTATAATGTTCTGGTGATTTTCGCTTCTTGGGCTATTGCTTCTGCTGCAACTTATGTTATAGCCATGTTAAAGAAAGATTACCAGTCTGTTGAGGCTGGAGTTAAATACTTGGTAATGGGTTTACTTTCAAGTTCTCTGATGATTATTGGTCTAGCATTTTTTGTGACAGCTGGAAATACATTATACCTTGATCCAGTCATATCATATCAACCATTAATTGTTTTATCAATAATATTCTTCTCTATAGCATTTCTCTTTAAGATAGGCGCATTTCCTTTCCAGGGATGGTTACCAGAAGTATATTCTTTAGCAGACAGGTTCTCAGTAGGTTTTGTATCAAGTGTAGGTAAGATAGTAGGAATAGAGCCATTACTAGTAATTCTATACTATTTAATACAGGATAACTCTTCTTCCCAGGTGATATATCTCACTGTTGTTATCCTCTTCTCCATAATTTCTGTGCTTAGCTTAATTTTCGGTAATATATCTGCATTTTCAAGAAAGGACTTTGCTCAAATTTTAGCCTATAGTAGTATAACGCAGGTAGGTTTCATGGTAATTGGAATAGCAATGTTGCCTGTGAACATGAATATAGCTATATCCGGTTTAATGGTCTATCTTCTATCCTATTCAATCGCTCAGGCAGGACTATTCGTTTCACTGAGCCATGTGGAGAAGATAACGGGAAGTAGCTATTTTGAGAGTTTTAGAGGAATGAGTAGTGGGGATAGAGTTTTAGCCTTTTCAATGACTATTTTGCTTCTAAGTTTACTGGGTATTCCACCCATATTAGGATTCTGGGCAAAATTATTTGTCCTTGAATCATCATTTTCTCAGCCTTGGCTGACAATTATAGGGTTCATAAACAGTGCAATATCCGCAGGATATTATATTCCGCCCATAAGGGAGATATTTAGAGAGGGACAATTCAAAAAGGTTGATTCCCCAGAGAGAGATAGTGTAATTGTAGCAGCAGTTTTAAGTATAGCATTAGGTATAATCTCTCCATTAATATTTGGAGTGTTGGTATGA
- a CDS encoding NADH dehydrogenase subunit J — protein MSVTSDFQLAFLLLFSVFAIASSLLIVRQKNVFYSAVSLGLLGVSVAVIIALLNPIAYSFYSVLHLILYVGSAIVFLSVSLVVFRGLEVKERRVAWASILGFITALVVFFAFILTFVENTPTPLQAQVFTLSTFANTLLSDYWFPILILVIALATTLIEALSLARGGK, from the coding sequence ATGTCCGTGACGAGTGATTTTCAGCTGGCATTTCTATTACTTTTTTCAGTCTTTGCAATAGCATCTTCATTACTAATTGTTAGACAGAAGAATGTGTTCTATTCAGCTGTATCTTTGGGACTACTAGGAGTATCGGTAGCAGTTATTATAGCATTACTTAATCCAATAGCCTATTCATTTTACTCAGTTCTCCACCTAATACTTTATGTAGGTTCAGCTATAGTTTTTCTTTCAGTGTCGTTAGTTGTATTTAGAGGTTTGGAAGTAAAGGAAAGAAGAGTGGCTTGGGCTAGCATATTAGGTTTCATAACTGCGTTGGTTGTCTTCTTTGCATTTATCCTAACCTTTGTAGAAAACACACCTACGCCTTTACAAGCTCAAGTGTTTACTCTGAGTACATTCGCTAACACACTTCTCTCAGACTATTGGTTCCCGATTCTAATTCTAGTTATAGCTCTTGCAACTACACTCATTGAAGCCTTGTCTTTAGCTAGAGGTGGTAAGTAA
- a CDS encoding NADH dehydrogenase subunit I, with protein MDQVKEYKKDNLLKAFVNHLQAVGTGLKYAVKPQRITLKYPEEAISLPTGYRGMIRLYKDICIGCTLCALICPADAMKMTTEAGKKLPVINYGRCVFCGFCVDVCPVDALRETRVHDTIFTNRRDLVFRPDKFDQAYDEPPAEKVVRRVKPIIDENKGIKYVRDE; from the coding sequence ATGGATCAGGTGAAAGAATATAAAAAAGATAATCTGTTAAAGGCGTTTGTAAACCATTTACAAGCAGTGGGCACTGGATTAAAGTATGCCGTTAAACCACAAAGGATTACCCTAAAGTATCCTGAGGAGGCTATAAGCCTTCCAACTGGATATAGGGGAATGATAAGACTCTACAAGGATATATGTATTGGCTGTACTCTATGTGCTCTTATATGTCCTGCAGACGCAATGAAAATGACTACTGAAGCAGGAAAGAAGTTACCAGTAATTAACTATGGTAGGTGTGTCTTCTGCGGTTTCTGTGTAGACGTATGTCCTGTAGACGCTTTAAGGGAGACTAGGGTTCATGACACCATATTCACTAATAGGAGAGATCTAGTATTCAGACCAGACAAATTTGACCAGGCTTATGATGAACCACCAGCAGAAAAGGTAGTAAGAAGAGTTAAACCTATAATAGATGAGAATAAGGGTATAAAATATGTCCGTGACGAGTGA
- a CDS encoding NADH:ubiquinone oxidoreductase subunit H: MSLLQALQYYFFYPSFFGVIIFPGLIFTVIILLLTIWFERKIAAIVQMRVGPLYVSKRAGGILQLVADAIRLAFSEIIVPRDVNAVLFGLVPIAILVFSILPLAVIPFSAIPASGSILSSYFHAFYDPSIGKGVFVGFFVNYNMILALGILAIVPVFILLQAWVTNNRFAIVGAVREALLSVSYDVLIVISVVAIAIEYHTLDMAKVVETGVPGAIANPLAAFVFFIGMIIGTGRFPFEIVEAESELVIGPATEYSGFLFILSMGGSYIETFALSYIFSNLFLNGWLPFGGMLGAIMVSIKSIIVLWFSVFLRSVYGRYRIDQALKISWKYILPIAFASLILGIVGGYLWIR, encoded by the coding sequence ATGAGTCTGTTACAAGCTCTCCAATATTATTTCTTTTACCCTTCATTTTTTGGAGTTATAATATTCCCAGGATTGATATTTACGGTGATAATTTTACTACTCACCATTTGGTTTGAGAGGAAAATTGCTGCAATTGTGCAGATGAGAGTTGGTCCACTATATGTATCTAAGAGAGCTGGTGGTATCTTACAATTGGTTGCTGATGCAATAAGACTAGCGTTCTCGGAGATTATAGTGCCTAGAGATGTAAACGCGGTATTGTTTGGACTAGTCCCAATAGCCATTCTAGTATTCTCAATATTGCCCTTGGCTGTTATACCATTCTCTGCAATACCTGCATCAGGCTCAATACTATCCTCTTACTTCCATGCATTCTATGATCCTTCAATAGGAAAAGGAGTTTTCGTGGGATTCTTTGTAAACTATAACATGATTTTAGCTTTGGGTATACTGGCCATAGTCCCAGTATTCATACTTCTACAGGCTTGGGTTACAAATAATAGGTTTGCTATAGTTGGTGCAGTTAGAGAAGCTCTACTTTCTGTTTCCTATGATGTATTGATTGTTATATCTGTTGTGGCAATAGCTATTGAGTATCATACTTTGGATATGGCTAAAGTTGTGGAGACAGGAGTACCTGGCGCTATAGCTAACCCGCTAGCTGCATTTGTGTTCTTTATTGGCATGATCATAGGAACAGGTAGGTTTCCATTCGAGATTGTAGAGGCTGAGAGTGAGTTAGTTATAGGTCCTGCTACAGAATATAGTGGTTTTCTCTTCATATTGTCAATGGGAGGAAGTTATATAGAGACCTTTGCTCTCTCCTATATCTTCTCTAACTTATTCCTAAATGGATGGTTGCCATTTGGAGGTATGCTAGGTGCCATTATGGTTTCCATAAAATCAATAATAGTACTTTGGTTCTCGGTATTTTTGAGGAGTGTTTATGGAAGATACAGGATAGATCAGGCTCTTAAGATATCTTGGAAATACATTCTCCCAATCGCATTTGCATCCTTAATTTTAGGTATAGTAGGTGGTTATTTATGGATCAGGTGA
- a CDS encoding myo-inositol-1-phosphate synthase yields the protein MIRTAILGVGNVASALVQALEMVKQGEKIQGCLTSLPYKPEEIEVVAAFDIDKRKVGYKLREAIFQKPNVVPKYVDVRNDVVVKKGVVLDSLEGILERIIELSDEKESDISQVLKDEKVDVVINLLPTGVVKASEYYAEEALKAGSAFINATPTSLVNQFSSAYKEKGIPIFGDDLLSQIGGTSLHTGLIEFLKSKGVQVLRTYQVDIAGNTEVLVTLEDWRKDLKKGIKSHFISKHIDGAEVVAGTTDYVEFLGDRRVSYIVVEGLYSFGIPVRIDVSLKSQDAPNAVAPLVDLIRIAKVLKESRVGGSIPEVSGYYFKKPPVVYSSMEESRKVLSEYISKFTS from the coding sequence ATGATAAGGACAGCAATTTTAGGAGTCGGCAATGTAGCTAGTGCTTTAGTTCAAGCCCTTGAGATGGTTAAACAAGGTGAAAAAATTCAAGGTTGCCTCACTAGTTTACCCTATAAACCTGAGGAAATTGAAGTTGTCGCCGCTTTTGATATAGACAAGAGAAAAGTTGGGTATAAACTTAGGGAAGCTATATTTCAAAAGCCAAATGTAGTTCCTAAATACGTAGACGTTAGAAATGATGTCGTCGTAAAGAAGGGGGTCGTTTTAGACAGTTTGGAAGGAATATTAGAGAGGATTATTGAATTATCGGATGAGAAAGAGAGTGACATATCACAAGTATTAAAGGATGAAAAAGTAGACGTTGTTATAAATTTACTACCGACTGGAGTTGTAAAGGCGAGTGAATATTATGCTGAGGAGGCATTAAAAGCCGGATCAGCCTTTATCAATGCAACTCCCACAAGTTTAGTAAACCAATTCTCTAGTGCATATAAGGAGAAGGGGATACCAATATTTGGAGACGACCTATTAAGCCAAATTGGAGGTACATCACTTCATACAGGTCTAATAGAGTTTTTAAAGAGCAAGGGAGTTCAAGTTCTTAGAACATATCAGGTTGATATTGCAGGAAATACTGAGGTTCTCGTTACTTTGGAAGATTGGAGAAAAGACTTAAAGAAAGGTATAAAGAGTCATTTCATATCTAAACATATTGATGGTGCTGAAGTTGTTGCTGGAACAACTGACTATGTTGAATTTTTAGGAGATAGAAGAGTGAGCTACATTGTAGTTGAGGGTTTGTATTCATTTGGAATTCCTGTGAGAATTGATGTCTCATTGAAATCACAGGACGCACCAAACGCAGTAGCTCCTTTAGTGGACTTAATTAGAATAGCTAAAGTGTTAAAAGAGAGTAGGGTTGGAGGTTCAATACCAGAGGTTTCCGGTTACTACTTCAAAAAACCTCCTGTTGTTTACTCATCGATGGAGGAGTCCCGGAAGGTCTTGTCGGAGTATATTTCTAAATTCACGAGTTAA
- a CDS encoding NADH dehydrogenase subunit A (Catalyzes the transfer of electrons from NADH to ubiquinone) — protein MALTQAILAFGLPSVLLFVVGYGTYRILYIALQGQYNPVKVSRFEAGNIPFGEGRLWFPLQYYGYLLIYTSIEPIVVILFSLAQAYYYTSTTLFTNLLIITLVSIALLYPVLYYAVKQINVIQYWIVRR, from the coding sequence ATGGCTCTCACTCAAGCAATTCTAGCATTTGGACTTCCATCAGTATTACTATTTGTAGTAGGGTATGGGACTTACAGAATACTGTATATTGCATTACAGGGACAATATAATCCTGTGAAGGTCAGCAGATTCGAGGCAGGAAATATACCATTTGGTGAGGGAAGATTATGGTTCCCTCTACAATACTATGGATATCTTCTCATTTACACATCCATTGAGCCAATAGTTGTTATATTATTTTCATTAGCTCAAGCGTATTACTATACCTCAACAACACTTTTCACTAATCTTTTAATTATAACATTAGTCTCTATAGCATTACTTTATCCTGTCTTGTATTATGCTGTAAAGCAGATTAATGTAATTCAGTACTGGATAGTGAGGAGGTGA
- a CDS encoding NADH dehydrogenase subunit D has translation MTSQLEPSFGVEIIPIEGELNVGPQHPGSGHMRIYVKLNGDIIEDVDLDVGYVHRSVEKLSEVRNYMHLIPLIERPAILDSIHMNLGYIMAVEKILNVDVPERAQYLRTLVAEVNRIASHLYGMGILAVFLGHSTGFMWGFGDREVWVEILQAITGARVTNSYIIPGGVRRDLTPAIKEMIEKAIVYQRKKIQDWYRILVNNPNIKARLENVGVMSKENAIKWGAVGPNLRASGVYYDVRKIEPYGAYDKVDFEIPMYKEGDAYARTLVRFEEMEQSMRILEQVIKQIPDGNILSDRFFKQIPPVRLKKWWEGQRRVVFPGYYASFRPPKGEAISRVEAGRGELAYYIISDGSPKPYRLRMITPSYRLIYVFKELCKGARYADLVAIYGSLDYFPPEADR, from the coding sequence TTGACAAGCCAGCTTGAACCATCTTTTGGAGTAGAAATCATCCCCATAGAAGGAGAGTTAAATGTTGGTCCTCAGCATCCTGGATCAGGGCATATGAGGATTTACGTGAAACTCAATGGTGATATAATTGAAGATGTTGACTTAGATGTGGGATATGTCCACAGGTCCGTGGAAAAGCTAAGTGAAGTCAGAAACTACATGCATCTTATACCTTTGATAGAAAGACCTGCCATACTGGATTCTATACACATGAATCTAGGATATATAATGGCTGTTGAGAAAATATTAAATGTAGACGTTCCAGAGAGGGCACAGTATTTAAGGACTTTGGTAGCGGAAGTGAATAGAATTGCTAGCCACCTCTACGGTATGGGTATATTAGCAGTATTCTTAGGTCATTCAACAGGTTTCATGTGGGGATTTGGAGATAGAGAGGTATGGGTTGAAATTCTCCAGGCTATTACAGGTGCCAGGGTAACAAACTCTTACATAATACCGGGTGGTGTGAGAAGAGATCTGACTCCTGCTATAAAAGAAATGATAGAAAAGGCAATAGTGTATCAGAGGAAGAAAATACAGGACTGGTACAGGATTCTCGTGAACAACCCTAATATTAAGGCTAGATTAGAGAATGTCGGTGTAATGAGCAAGGAGAATGCGATAAAATGGGGAGCAGTGGGACCAAACTTGAGAGCGTCTGGAGTGTATTATGATGTCAGGAAGATAGAGCCTTATGGCGCATATGACAAGGTGGATTTTGAAATACCAATGTATAAGGAGGGGGATGCTTATGCTAGGACATTGGTTAGGTTCGAAGAAATGGAGCAGAGTATGAGGATATTAGAGCAGGTTATTAAGCAGATACCTGATGGTAACATTTTAAGCGATAGATTCTTTAAGCAAATTCCACCTGTTAGACTTAAGAAATGGTGGGAGGGTCAGAGAAGAGTGGTATTTCCAGGTTATTACGCCTCTTTTAGACCTCCTAAGGGTGAGGCGATTAGTAGAGTTGAAGCTGGAAGAGGTGAATTAGCTTACTATATCATAAGTGATGGGTCTCCCAAGCCCTACAGGCTTAGGATGATTACACCTTCATACAGGCTTATCTACGTTTTCAAAGAGTTGTGCAAAGGAGCTAGATATGCTGATTTAGTTGCGATTTATGGTAGCTTAGATTACTTCCCTCCGGAGGCTGATAGGTAA
- a CDS encoding NADH-ubiquinone oxidoreductase subunit 4L, with protein sequence MEFGYIGLMVSVVLIGISVYGFLNSKNIVRIFLSSEILVNASILIVFSVSSLTNQVYLPIYFSLFAIGMALVEIVVAFAAIFLYYRNKGSLEVE encoded by the coding sequence ATGGAGTTTGGTTATATTGGTTTAATGGTTTCAGTAGTTCTAATCGGTATTTCAGTTTATGGTTTTCTAAACAGTAAAAATATAGTGAGAATATTTCTCTCATCAGAAATACTTGTAAATGCCTCAATCTTAATTGTTTTTTCCGTATCCTCATTAACTAATCAAGTTTATTTACCAATTTATTTTTCCCTTTTTGCAATTGGAATGGCTTTAGTGGAAATAGTTGTTGCATTCGCTGCGATATTTCTATACTACAGGAATAAAGGTTCTCTCGAGGTGGAGTAA
- a CDS encoding NADH dehydrogenase subunit C codes for MSAPNDNLIKIIQDLNSKFKVNGKVEGTNRATIIVDKSQIFEMANYLKQVGFDHVKAVTGIDYPETEEFEVVYHISSYSDLALAKVIVALREKTSYKDPVFPSLFKVWESVWTGERETYEMLGIVFEGHPELRRMFLDEDFDGVYPLRKSYKLKQEGVFVDKPA; via the coding sequence ATGAGTGCTCCTAATGATAATCTTATAAAAATCATACAAGATCTGAATTCTAAATTTAAGGTAAATGGAAAGGTGGAAGGGACGAATAGGGCTACAATTATAGTTGATAAGTCACAGATATTTGAAATGGCAAATTATCTTAAGCAGGTAGGATTTGACCATGTTAAGGCTGTAACAGGTATAGATTATCCTGAGACAGAGGAATTTGAAGTAGTATATCATATTTCGTCCTATTCAGATCTGGCGTTGGCAAAAGTTATTGTAGCTTTGAGGGAGAAGACAAGTTATAAGGATCCTGTATTTCCGTCTCTCTTCAAGGTATGGGAGAGTGTTTGGACTGGAGAGAGAGAAACGTATGAGATGTTAGGCATTGTGTTTGAGGGTCATCCTGAATTACGGAGAATGTTTTTAGATGAAGATTTTGATGGTGTATATCCCTTGAGGAAGAGTTATAAATTAAAACAGGAGGGTGTCTTTGTTGACAAGCCAGCTTGA
- a CDS encoding oxidoreductase codes for MIPLIIFILSILIAVISFFFNKKVLAGILSIISIGVNIYFGLSYGLYYSVFIQNNIGSFGFTVNDLNLGFIITILIVTLVTAYYSQRYMQKKFHEMGKENWGLYYGLYSLFAISMLYVVVSINLLELYIFLEIALVTSFLLILLYGYGDRRRISLMYFIWTHVGTILTLTSIVVLGLTTGTMDIYSSYGVLNNYSVINYSLLIFVIGVIGMLVKGAIAGFNIWLPYAHGEAPTPISILLSPNMVGLGIFTVMIYFYLFPSLSWLAPIFIGWAVITMIYGGLNAMAQKDFKRFLAYSSVSQMGYMLLGASVGFFVGLKSSILSLPLGIIASILIYVSHGFGKAILFASAGAAITELEERNIDKLGGLYLISPAHTGLSFIGLLNILGLPPSVGLVSEILLLLSVGQLAGTISLGWLALLVALLMIAIGISSGYGGYLFKKVYSGVKEFKVNMDSALEYTIPMVILAFCSVVFFFFPQLLVHSLNNFYGIGSVLTSSSYYFFVLAFLPAIGSLIALITPKSLNQDVRGGIVVGLIGISLILAVLNLIRSIHSPLFYPTETYTTFSYFSFSSSLLQAILGVFVSGLSFFIALYSIGYMKEDHVLRRYWGFFGFFVTSMLSVVYSNNLLLFLAGWEGTSLASYGLISYWLDDNERNVVGDFGRRIFGIEYLSKPTNSGIRAMIFTRLADVGLAIGLGYLLFLTSLANPYFGNMALFDGVFKVIPLVYTLPYAWLILFFILIGGIGKSAQFPLTQWLLTAMTGPTPVSALIHAATMVNLGAILTFFLYPFLVYPSPQTTLLSAIMMGVSLFTAIYTSTNALASNEQKVILAYSTADQISLMILSSSTGAFLASVFNNSIYLTAGILVGLVQMLAHGTYKALLFMNAGSVIHFTENRYTGVFRSLYKKLPSIFVLQLIGALNLASIPPLVGFWAHNAIGDLVSDAGLIYLYMLVEFLGGFYIVRYIVKTFLWGKGEDVHEEGHIGLTMVTAASILALASVVLGVVYYFFLQPFFGNLGLIYSGFDLSSLLSAVLGFVLAFVIYMRGFDFSRVAKPLVDFLYYGWFINPALDVLGNSGYRFAQGVYNKFEYGLVDMSLNVKLPRSLVGAGGVLVNKTNTGVLRDYVGLYIAGFVVLIVIVLLVVMVM; via the coding sequence ATTATCCCTCTTATAATCTTCATTCTTTCTATTCTTATTGCGGTAATTTCTTTCTTTTTCAATAAGAAAGTGTTAGCGGGGATATTGTCTATAATATCTATAGGTGTAAACATATATTTTGGACTATCCTATGGTTTATACTACTCGGTATTCATTCAAAATAACATAGGAAGCTTCGGGTTCACAGTAAATGATCTCAATCTTGGCTTCATAATAACAATACTGATAGTGACTCTAGTAACTGCCTACTATTCCCAAAGATACATGCAGAAAAAGTTCCACGAAATGGGTAAGGAGAATTGGGGTCTCTATTACGGATTATATAGTCTTTTTGCTATTTCGATGCTTTACGTTGTAGTTTCAATTAACTTGCTGGAGTTATACATATTCCTTGAAATAGCATTGGTAACCTCATTCCTATTAATCTTGTTGTACGGTTATGGAGATAGGAGAAGGATAAGCCTTATGTATTTTATATGGACTCATGTAGGAACAATACTCACTTTGACTTCTATTGTTGTCCTAGGTTTGACTACAGGTACTATGGATATTTATTCATCATATGGTGTGCTAAACAACTACTCTGTAATCAATTACTCTCTGTTAATTTTCGTTATTGGAGTTATTGGTATGTTGGTTAAAGGGGCTATAGCCGGATTTAACATATGGTTGCCTTATGCCCACGGTGAAGCTCCTACTCCCATCTCAATTCTACTGAGTCCTAACATGGTAGGTTTAGGTATATTTACTGTGATGATTTACTTCTATCTATTCCCCTCACTCAGTTGGTTAGCACCAATCTTCATTGGATGGGCTGTAATTACTATGATATATGGTGGATTAAATGCCATGGCTCAGAAGGACTTCAAGAGATTTTTGGCTTACTCTAGTGTCTCTCAAATGGGATATATGTTACTTGGTGCATCTGTCGGTTTCTTTGTAGGTTTAAAAAGTAGCATTTTATCCCTACCACTAGGTATCATAGCTTCCATTTTGATTTATGTATCCCACGGTTTCGGAAAGGCAATACTTTTCGCCAGTGCAGGAGCAGCAATAACTGAGCTAGAAGAGAGAAATATAGACAAACTAGGAGGCTTATATCTTATCTCACCTGCACATACAGGTCTATCATTTATTGGTCTCTTAAACATTTTAGGCTTACCACCATCTGTGGGTCTAGTGAGTGAGATACTGCTACTATTGTCAGTTGGTCAACTGGCAGGTACAATTAGTTTAGGCTGGTTGGCACTATTAGTTGCATTATTGATGATAGCTATTGGCATATCCTCAGGATATGGTGGTTATCTTTTCAAGAAAGTTTACAGTGGTGTCAAGGAGTTTAAGGTCAACATGGATTCAGCTCTAGAGTACACTATTCCCATGGTGATATTGGCATTCTGTAGCGTGGTCTTCTTCTTCTTCCCTCAATTGCTTGTACACTCACTGAATAATTTCTATGGGATAGGGAGTGTACTAACATCTTCGTCATATTATTTCTTTGTTTTAGCATTCCTTCCTGCTATAGGCTCGTTAATAGCATTAATAACTCCTAAAAGCTTAAATCAGGATGTTAGAGGCGGTATAGTAGTAGGTTTAATAGGTATTTCTTTGATTTTAGCTGTCTTAAATCTAATAAGGTCAATACACTCACCCCTATTCTATCCAACAGAAACCTATACTACATTTAGTTACTTCTCGTTTAGCTCTTCATTACTTCAAGCTATTTTAGGTGTCTTTGTTTCAGGTCTATCATTCTTTATAGCTCTATATAGTATAGGATATATGAAGGAGGACCATGTACTAAGGAGATACTGGGGTTTCTTTGGATTCTTCGTCACATCTATGCTTTCGGTTGTTTACTCAAACAACTTGCTGTTATTCTTAGCAGGTTGGGAAGGAACGAGTCTAGCATCTTATGGATTAATTAGTTATTGGTTAGATGATAATGAGAGGAATGTTGTTGGTGACTTCGGAAGACGTATATTTGGTATAGAGTACTTGTCTAAGCCCACAAATAGTGGAATAAGGGCAATGATATTCACCAGACTTGCTGATGTAGGTTTAGCAATAGGTCTAGGCTACTTATTGTTCTTAACTTCACTAGCCAATCCTTACTTTGGAAATATGGCATTATTTGATGGAGTGTTTAAAGTTATCCCTCTAGTTTACACCCTACCTTATGCTTGGCTTATACTCTTCTTCATATTGATAGGAGGAATAGGAAAAAGTGCTCAATTCCCATTAACTCAATGGCTTCTAACAGCCATGACAGGTCCTACTCCAGTTAGTGCCCTTATACATGCAGCCACCATGGTAAACTTAGGAGCCATATTAACGTTCTTCCTGTATCCTTTCCTCGTATATCCAAGTCCCCAAACAACACTCCTATCGGCTATTATGATGGGCGTTTCACTATTTACTGCGATTTACACTAGCACCAATGCTCTGGCATCCAATGAACAAAAGGTGATTCTAGCCTATTCCACAGCAGACCAAATATCCCTAATGATACTATCCTCTTCAACAGGTGCATTTCTTGCCTCTGTCTTTAACAACTCAATTTACTTAACTGCTGGAATACTAGTTGGGCTAGTTCAAATGTTAGCCCATGGAACCTATAAGGCATTGTTATTTATGAATGCAGGTAGTGTAATACACTTCACGGAGAATAGATACACTGGAGTGTTTAGGTCTCTATATAAGAAATTGCCTTCCATTTTTGTCTTACAATTAATAGGGGCATTGAATCTAGCCAGTATTCCTCCATTAGTTGGTTTCTGGGCTCATAATGCCATCGGTGATCTAGTTAGTGATGCTGGTTTAATATACCTATATATGTTAGTCGAATTCCTAGGAGGATTCTATATAGTTAGGTACATAGTAAAGACGTTTTTGTGGGGTAAGGGTGAAGATGTTCATGAAGAAGGTCATATAGGTCTAACTATGGTTACTGCAGCTTCCATATTAGCCTTGGCATCTGTAGTTTTAGGTGTCGTATATTACTTCTTCCTACAGCCATTCTTCGGAAACTTAGGGTTGATCTACAGTGGATTCGATTTGTCCTCTTTGCTTTCTGCGGTTTTAGGCTTTGTTTTAGCATTTGTGATTTACATGAGAGGATTCGATTTCAGTAGAGTGGCAAAGCCTTTGGTAGATTTTCTGTACTATGGATGGTTCATTAATCCCGCTTTAGACGTGTTAGGTAACTCAGGCTACAGATTCGCTCAGGGTGTTTACAATAAGTTCGAATATGGTCTTGTTGATATGTCTCTGAATGTTAAGTTGCCGAGAAGTCTTGTTGGTGCTGGAGGTGTTCTTGTAAATAAAACAAATACAGGTGTATTGAGAGACTACGTGGGGCTTTACATAGCAGGTTTTGTAGTTTTAATAGTTATAGTTCTTCTTGTGGTTATGGTGATGTGA